In one window of Harpia harpyja isolate bHarHar1 chromosome 11, bHarHar1 primary haplotype, whole genome shotgun sequence DNA:
- the AKR1A1 gene encoding aldo-keto reductase family 1 member A1 isoform X2: MHWPHAFERGDNLFPKNPDNTMRYDYTDYKDTWKAMEKLVEKGLVKAIGLSNFNSRQIDDVLSVATVKPAVLQVECHPYLAQNELIAHCQKRGLVVTAYSPLGSPDRMWKHPDEPVLLEEPGIKKLAEKYSKSPAQIILRWQGQRKVVAIPKSVTPTRIQQNLQVFDFSLTEEEMSHIGSLNKNWRYIVPMITVNGKLVARDAGHPHYPFNDPY, translated from the exons ATGCACTGGCCTCATGCCTTTGA ACGAGGGGACAATCTCTTCCCAAAGAATCCTGATAACACAATGCGTTATGATTACACTGATTATAAGGATACTTGGAAGGCTATGGAGAAGCTGGTAGAAAAAGGTCTTGTGAAAGCCATTGGGCTGTCAAACTTCAACAGTCGTCAAATTGATGATGTACTAAGTGTGGCTACTGTCAAACCAGCTGTGCTCCAG GTAGAATGCCATCCTTACCTAGCTCAGAACGAGCTGATAGCTCACTGCCAGAAACGAGGACTGGTTGTCACTGCCTACAGTCCTCTTGGTTCTCCAGATCGCATGTGGAAACACCCAGATGAGCCTGTGCTTCTAGAAGAACCTGGGATCAAAAAACtggcagaaaaatacagcaagtCACCTGCACAGATCATCCTCAG ATGGCAAGGGCAGCGTAAAGTGGTTGCCATTCCCAAGAGCGTCACTCCCACTCGCATTCAGCAGAATCTCCAG GTGTTTGATTTCAGCCTCACAGAAGAGGAGATGAGCCACATTGGAAGCCTGAATAAAAACTGGCGTTACATTGTGCCAATGATTACG